The nucleotide sequence ATCAAGGGTCTCAATTACGAAGACTTGTGCATTCACCCAGATGTAGAACTGTCGAAGGGGTACAAACCTCCCAAGTGTGAGTTGTACAATGGGATTGGAGATCCTAAGGTGCATCTGCGTGTGTACTATGACAAACTTGTGGGTGTAGgaaagaatgagaaaatttggaTGAAGCTGTTTATGAGAAGCCTCATGGGAGAGTCCCTCACATGGTACATTGAGAAGGGTGTGAAAAAGTGGGCAGGCTGGCTTGACGTGGCGTCTAGCTTCGTTGATTGGTTTGGGTATAATACCGACAATGCTTTGAGTTGGACTTACATGCAGGCAATGAGGAAGAAGCCAAATAAATCCTTCCATGAATACGCCATGAGATGGAGGGCCGAGCCTGCGAGAGCTCTACCTTCAGGTGAAGAgcaacaaataaagaaatattttatcaAGTCACAAGAGCCACAATACCATGACAAAATGATAAAGATCACAGACAAAAGCTTCTCTGAAATAATCAGAATAGGAGAAATATTTGAGGAGAGTCTTAAAAATGGTAGCATTATCCACTTGAACACTCAATCTATAGGAGCAGTGGAAAATaagtagaagaaagagaaaaggtTAGTAATGGTAGCCCAGCCTTCGGAGAATATCTCAAGCCATGAAACCCCTGCTCTATCTCCCTTATCTTACCCGCAAACACCATATACAACCTCCTTCTACTCACCACAACCTCTAATGCCATATCAAGCCCCATTATAACAAATGCCTCCTCCTTACGAAGTGCCTCCACAATTTTAAATCCTTCTTACCCTGTATATAATGCCACACCCATCCAAGTCCAAACAACCCATCCTACTCATATCTCTGCTACCAAGCCTTCGGCCACCAAACCCAAGCAAAAATGTGAAGGAAGACAGTATACCTCTTTAGCGAAATCGATGGCTCAATTGTATGAAAGGCTCAAAAAAGCTGGCCATATCACGACCATTTCTACTGTACAAGTTGACATGAAGTCACCacagtatcaaaataatcaaaactgTGCCTACCACTCTGGCATGAGAGGGCACCCCATTGAGGCCTGTTTTGCATTgaagaacaaaattcaacaacTGATCGATACTAAGGTGATTTAGTTGAAGGACCCAGAACCGAACATCACCCACAATCCTCTCCCCACTCATGAAGTAAATATGCTcaatgttgatgatgatatagACCTGGAGCATTCTATCTGGGTCATTGAGAAGGGAGACAATACTCTTATTAGGGTACGGAAGCATGCACCATTTGAATTCAAGGTCGCAACACCCAAAGCTCCCTTCACTGTTGTGAGACCTACCTCGACTGTATGTAATCCTCATGTAGTTCCATGGAATTATGGACTCAACATTCCAAGAAAAGTGAAGGCTGTCGAGATAGATGTTGCGCAAGGTGTCACCAGATCAGGCAGAATATACACGCCCAAAAACTTGCTTCATAGAAGTTATCTCAAAGGAAAGAAACCTGTCATCGGGGTTGAAGAAGATGGCATCTAGAAGATGGTACAAGATAATGAGTATTCTGTAACAGAGCAACTGAGTAAGAATCCATCCCAAATATCACTTTTTGCATTGCTCTAGACTTTAGAGAATCACCAGAAGGATTTGATGAGGGTCTTAAGTGAAGCTTATATTCCAGCTACCATAACAGGCGGGGAGATGGCCCATATGGTAGGGTAAGTATTTGAGGCCTACAAAATATCATTCCATAATGATGAATTACATCCTGAAGTTAGAGCACACAATCGGGCTCTACATTTCACACTAAAGTATGAGGGAAGAATGATATCCCGTGTGTTGATTGATCCATGCTTGGGATTGAATATTTTCCCTTTGAACACCTTGACCAGATTAGAGGTTGATATGTCCAAAGTGCAGACTTGGAAGATGAATATAAAAGGGTTCAATTGCTTCCAAAGGGGTTCTATTGGGGAAGTTCCATTGGAAATAGTGATGAGGCCAGTCCCTTTCTTTATAACCTTCCAAGTGATGGATATCCTTGCCTCTTACAACTTGCTGCTTGAACGTCCATGGCTTTATGCGGCCGGCGTCGTATCCTCTACTCTTTATCAATTCCTTAAGTTTGAATACAATCATAAGGAGGTTGTGATACATGGAGAGAAGAGGCATCCTATATACtctattaaagaaaaagaagacctTGATGGGGAAATATTTCATACCCTTATGTTGGTGGGAAGCATAGAAGGGGGGCCGCATAATGACGCATTATTTGTCACCGTACAATGTGAAGGAAGGGAAATTTCACGCATAATGATTGATCCTAGTTTTGGGGTAAACATTTGTCCTCTTTCCACCTTGACAAGTTTTAAACTTGACATGGCAAGAATCCAACCCCGAGTAAGGGTCATAAGGGCATATGATGTCTCCCAGAGAAACACTATCGGGGAAATCATACAGAACATCACATTGGGCTCTGCTACATTCCCCATACTATTTTAGGTAATGGACATTCCCTCCTTATATAATTTGCTGCTCGAACGACCTTGGATCCACATGGTTGGTGCAGTCCTGTCCACCTTACACCGATGCATCCGATTTGAGTACTATCAATAAGAGGTATTAATATGGGGTGAAGGAGGACAACGAGGGCTTGACTCTTTACAATGGATTGGGAATATTGAAGAAGACATAATAAGCTACATACAACTTCAGAAAACCCTGAATGCTTTGAGTTACATAAGTTGGCTGGGGTATGAAGAGGAAAAGGTCTCGACACCAGATTGGAAGGAATAATTGATCCTTTAGtatttgagaaaaagaaatacaaCTGCGGGCTGGGATATGTAGTTGATGAAGAGGCAAACAAAAGAGGAAACACACCTGACCCAGTATTATAATTATACCAAATCTTTCATTCTTCGAGATTTCTCGAATATAGTGAGAATAAAGTTAACAAAGTAACAGAGATATTGAAAGGGCTCGCCATGACCGAGGACATCACTCTCTCTCCCAAAGGCCAAGATGAGATTGAAACCGTGGAGGTAGACATAACTTGGAATGAGACCATGGAGGTAGACATGACTTGGAAGGATATAGGTGGAAAGTTGATGAAAAGGTATGAACCAGGTAAAGGTTTGGGGGAAAACTGCAAGGAATCATTGAGCTCATATAGCCGCAGTTTAAGATGGACTCCTTCGGTCTGGAATATGAATGCACTATAGAAGATTACCTCGATGGGAGCCACCTATGAAAGGCTACTACTGCCCTCTACCTAAGCCTTTGCCTGCACTATGTGAGACCTTCCGTTCTGTTGATTTTCTGAATAATGGCAAAGAAGATATTTTGGAAAGCTTAAGGCTTCTTTTCTGACCAAGGAAGACGGTTACCATATTGTTATTAGAGAGGAAGGAGAATACCTTAGCCCAATCCATTAACAAAAAGTCGTTGTCAGTAGCTGGACTGTCACTCTATCTAGGCCTTACCGAATACTTGGGCTAACTTAACAGAGTTTTGAATGTTTTagcatttatttttaataaacacGATCATCCGGGATGATTTTAAATTTCagtttctttgtttttattctCAACAATATGTTTCAAGACATTCACATTATTAATAAAGTTCCCCTTTCGATTATTAACGTTCTTTATTTGTTCTTTCAGCAAAATCACATTTAAAACTATTGAATCTGATATTGTGACATCTAATGAgacaatacaacataatataagcAAGGTCGATGATACAGAGGAATTTAAAATCCCCCAGGAATTTGTCAGAAAAGTTGAAGACTTTGAAGACAAACCTAAGGCAAAGCTCACAGAATTGGAAAAAGTGAACATAGGGTCTTCGGAGGATATAAAAGAAACCCACGTCAGCGTTCACTTGTCTAAAGAAGATAAAGAGAAATATATCCAGTTTTTGAAAAAGCATACGGATGCCTTTGCTTTTTCTTATGGAGATATGATGGGACTAAGAACATCGATAGTGACTCAAAGACTGACCACATACCCATCTTGTCTCCCTATCAAATAGAAACTCAAAAAGTACAAGCCTAATTTGAGTTTGAAAATCAAAGAGGAGATCTCAAAGCAGATTGAAGTTGGTATTCTTTAAGTGACGAAGTATCCAACCTGTTTGGCCAATGTTGTACCTATCCCCAAGAAGAATGGGAATGTTAGAgtttgcatggattatagaaaccTCAACAAAGCCAGTCCTAAAGACGACTTTCTGCTCCCAAACATTCATATCTTGATTGATAATTGTGCCAAGCATAAAACACAATCATTCATGAATTGCTTTGTCGGTTATCATCAAATCAAGATGCACGAGAACAACGCTGAGaaaactttttttattactcCTTGAGGGGTTTATTGCTACAAATTCATGTTGTTTGGTCTGAAAAATGCTGGAGCCACATACACGAGGGCCATGAtagttttattttatgatatgatccataaggagaTCGAAGTTTATGTGGACAACGTCATCATCAAATCAAGGAAGGGTACAAGTCATTTAGCAGATCTGGAAAGCTTTTTTGACAGGTTAAGAAAGTATAATTTGAAGTTGAACCCAGCAAAATGTGTCTTCGAAGTCCCTACAGGGAAGTTATTGGGCTTTATTGTAAGTCGTAGGGGCATCGAGTTGGATTCTTCCAAGATTAAGGCCATCTAAGATCTCCCTCCtctaaaaatcaagaaagacATCATAAGCTTTTTGGGTCACCTCACCTACATCATCCAGTTCATAGCCCAATCCGCGGTTATTTGTGAACCAATTTTCAAGCTGTTGAAGAAGGATGTTGCTATAGAATGGATAATGGAGTGTCAACGGGCATTCGACAAGATATAAGGATTATCTATCAAATCCTCCTATTTTGGTTCCCTGGAACCTGGTAGGCCGCTACTATTGTACTTAtctatgatagaaaatgccttcgGATATATTTTATGGCAGCATAATGAGACAGGTAAGAAAGAACAAGAAATCTATTATATGATTAATAAGTTTACTTCTTATGAGGCTTGATATTCTCTACTAGAACGCACCTGTTGTGCATTGATTTGGGTAGCTCAAAAGTTAAGGCATCATCTCTCAGCAAATACTACTTACCTGATCTCCAGAATGGATCCGTTGAAATACATAGTCCAGAAGCCAATGCCTACCAAAAAGTTGGCCAAATGTCCGATACTAGTAAGTGAATTTGACATAGTCTGTATCACTCAGAAGGTGGTAAAATCACAGGCACTAGCAGATTATCTAGTCGAGAATCCTATGGACGATGAGTACCAACCGCTAAAAACTTACTTCCCTGATGAGGAGGTGGCATTCATGGGAGAGAATATCTCTGAAGAATATGATGGTTGGAGACAATTCTTTGGCGCCATTGTGATCTCTAAAACTGGCCAACACTATCCGGTGTCGGTAAAACTAAGGTTCCCTTTCACCAACAACATGGGCGAATATGAAGATTGTATCTTGGGAATTCGCTTATCTATCAACTTGAATGTCTAAGAGATACTGGTgattggagattcagacttattGATTCATCAGGTACGAGGTGAATAGGCTGTCAAAAATGCAAAGATCCTACCCTATTTGAAGTGCATGTAAGAAATGTGCAAGAAGTTCTACAAGATAGAGTTCAAACACGTCCCAAGAATCTAAAACGAGTTTGCAGATGTATTGGCCACTTTGTCTTCCATGATCCAACATCTAGACAAAAACTACATTGATCTTGTTCCCATTCATGTGCATGAGCAGCTTGTACATTGCTTTTATGTAGAAGAGGAATCAGACGAAAAACCATGGTATACAGACATACATAGGTATTTGAAAACTAGAAACTATCCCGAGAATATAATAAGTACCCAAAAAATACACCATTCAGAGGCTAGCCAAAAGTTCTTCCTAAATGGGGAAATCCTGTATAGGAGGACCCCTGATTTAGGTTTGATAAGATGTGTCAAGGACAAAAAGGCATCTAGGCTAATTGAAGAATTAAATTCTagaacatgtgttttaaatatgaataGCTTCATATTGGCAAAAAAAGATATTGAGATCAAGTTACTTCTGGCTGACTATGGAAAGTGATTGCATCCGCTACGTGCAGAAATACCACCAGTGTCAAACTCATGCTAATATGATCCAAGTTCCTCCCAATGAGCTCTATGTCACCAGCTCTCCTTGGCCCTTCGCAACTTGGGGCATGGATATCATTGGC is from Capsicum annuum cultivar UCD-10X-F1 chromosome 5, UCD10Xv1.1, whole genome shotgun sequence and encodes:
- the LOC107871755 gene encoding uncharacterized protein LOC107871755, with protein sequence MPTQEPKNSAYPSPENPLHPNIYHHQTSGSHNLNPIYVEILSLNYSQPTANNLVNDYTMQDVVERLRHLEENKGIKGLNYEDLCIHPDVELSKGYKPPKCELYNGIGDPKVHLRVYYDKLVGVGKNEKIWMKLFMRSLMGESLTWYIEKGVKKWAGWLDVASSFVDWFGYNTDNALSWTYMQAMRKKPNKSFHEYAMRWRAEPARALPSGEEQQIKKYFIKSQEPQYHDKMIKITDKSFSEIIRIGEIFEESLKNGSIIHLNTQSIGAVENK